A genomic window from Triticum urartu cultivar G1812 chromosome 7, Tu2.1, whole genome shotgun sequence includes:
- the LOC125522891 gene encoding aspartyl protease family protein 2-like: MELTAHALLLPLVLAALLHPTTATIDDATPGLSGGFSLRLVPSPSWNNTIHVDDDGFLHLKELVGHDTTALRPHVRFLPGRYNVVTTVGMGHGRRTYTLTMEMTSSLTWMQCVPIQCPFQQDPPLFHPRMSPSFRHLAPTSRLCSPPGHDVCKFHVTPIRPGGAHASGVLGDETLSFTGSAPVVFPTVIIGCAHSSTGFVSHGVLAGVLGLGKTYPSLVPVLLQRHGLHRFSYCLFVPGSANRHGFLRFGNDIPVDTRRMKSTRILYPEHSSYFVSLSGISVAGTQLGGNLAEVFRRRQTADGKWHSGTVIDVGTSRSVIIQAAYNVLEQTLAEHGRRLGLPVHHTSSGLCFRAAHSHFSQLPTVTLHFEQDLVLTPIQLFVVREQDICLAVSPSPDITIIGALQQRRTRFVYDLAASRVYFAPENCNDDTSEHD, translated from the coding sequence ATGGAGCTCACCGCTCACGCTCTCCTCCTCCCTCTGGTGCTTGCGGCGCTCCTCCACCCCACCACCGCCACTATTGACGATGCCACACCAGGCCTCAGCGGCGGATTCAGCCTGCGCTTGGTTCCCAGCCCCAGCTGGAACAATACCATCCATGTCGACGACGACGGCTTCCTTCACCTGAAGGAGCTAGTTGGGCACGACACTACCGCGCTTCGACCGCATGTACGCTTTCTCCCAGGGAGGTACAACGTTGTCACCACTGTTGGGATGGGCCATGGCCGCCGCACGTACACCCTCACGATGGAGATGACAAGCAGCCTGACATGGATGCAGTGCGTGCCGATCCAATGCCCATTTCAGCAGGATCCGCCGCTCTTCCACCCGCGAATGTCGCCGTCATTCCGCCACCTCGCACCCACAAGCCGCCTTTGTTCACCCCCGGGGCACGACGTGTGCAAGTTCCATGTCACCCCCATCCGCCCTGGTGGCGCACATGCAAGCGGCGTGCTCGGTGACGAGACCCTATCCTTCACGGGATCTGCGCCGGTGGTCTTTCCCACCGTCATCATTGGCTGCGCGCACAGCAGCACAGGTTTCGTCAGCCACGGAGTGCTCGCCGGCGTCCTCGGCCTGGGCAAGACGTATCCGTCGCTCGTCCCGGTGTTACTCCAACGGCACGGCTTACATCGCTTCTCCTACTGCCTCTTCGTGCCCGGGTCGGCGAACCGGCACGGCTTCCTCCGGTTCGGCAATGACATCCCGGTGGACACGAGGCGCATGAAGAGCACCAGGATCCTCTACCCCGAGCATAGCTCCTACTTTGTCAGCCTCAGCGGCATCAGCGTTGCCGGGACGCAGCTGGGCGGCAACCTGGCGGAGGTGTTCAGGCGCCGACAGACCGCCGATGGCAAGTGGCACAGCGGGACCGTGATCGACGTCGGGACGTCTCGGAGTGTGATAATCCAGGCTGCATACAATGTCCTGGAGCAGACCCTGGCGGAGCACGGCAGGAGGCTCGGTTTGCCGGTGCACCACACCAGCTCCGGCCTCTGCTTCCGCGCGGCGCACTCCCACTTCTCGCAGTTGCCCACGGTGACACTGCACTTTGAGCAGGACCTCGTGCTCACACCGATTCAGTTGTTTGTAGTGCGCGAGCAAGACATTTGCCTCGCCGTGTCACCGAGCCCGGACATCACCATCATCGGGGCATTGCAGCAACGGCGCACGCGCTTCGTGTACGACCTCGCCGCCAGCAGGGTCTACTTCGCCCCCGAGAACTGCAATGACGACACCAGCGAGCATGATTGA